CAATGGAATTGATCAGTGCAAACAAATACACTTCTGCATCGAAAAAGGGGAGGTCTATTAATTTCTTGCCCTCATATTCAACGTAAAAGTCATGCCAATAGGCTGCAGTAGTATTCGAAAGACGATCGACCAATTGAGTATTCAGCGATTGCTTTAGATTCTCAAGTTCTTGTGTGATTCTTTGATCAAACAATTCACTTTGGATCACATCGGTGAGGATCTTAGGGTATCGAACTCGGAAGGTCATTCCAGAAAAGGCTTCTTCGTTGATTGGGATTTTTGGATATGAATCGAACATAGTTGAAGTTTTTGCATGAAAAAAGGCGATTAGATATCTAATCGCCTCGAATATTTTGAATGTGTATTCAATTAAGATCCTTCGCCTTCAGGGGTAGTTTCAGGAAGAAGAACATTCGTTACGATTTTAACTCTTTCTGGATTGTTGCTGGCATTACTCATGATGGTAATGACTTTGTTTTGATGACCAATTTTTCCTCGGCTGTTGAAGGTGACATCAATTTTACTTGATTCTCCTGGCGCGATGGCTTCTCTTGGCCAATTGGATGCGGTACATCCACAAGTCGTTCTCACATTGGAGATTACCAGTGGAGCGTCCCCGTCATTGGTGAATTCGAAGGTGTAGGCTACTTTG
This is a stretch of genomic DNA from Reichenbachiella ulvae. It encodes these proteins:
- a CDS encoding DUF1573 domain-containing protein, with product MKKIFLALTLALGLTYAQAQDGQEIIPPGPHINFVNSSYDFGDITQGDKVAYTFEFTNDGDAPLVISNVRTTCGCTASNWPREAIAPGESSKIDVTFNSRGKIGHQNKVITIMSNASNNPERVKIVTNVLLPETTPEGEGS